Proteins encoded together in one Canis lupus dingo isolate Sandy chromosome 34, ASM325472v2, whole genome shotgun sequence window:
- the LOC112645895 gene encoding ral guanine nucleotide dissociation stimulator-like has protein sequence MFSCCRPTSGGSGSQEPQGCGLFLCCRQWLQHRYQGLRAVIRRRRQSSTRDVGREREEGVVCPTASRSREVPCAATRGQRGLRGAGAAAWRGHQIVLTKLTRTELLEYKVRQLLLALQRRDVIYVLSFLEDYRTFATTDEVLDLLFTEYGCIADAWGNNDVVLQCWKLAISFMMEIWLNYYGDDFHQFPEFPSLIKLLQILRQHMPGTDAHLRALRHLRQFRRLHAAEREAGALARGKHPEPTLQCTPAPTVGPAAPWGLAAGAEGLACDEPPAGEAKPLQIVVTAALQESPAPLGALEEEQAPPPALEVVDVPQPPPNSMEQLASGMEQPVEPPEEPAPAPTVEPGEGSGSEGIVAAGDEDLVKAEMLVPEVKVVHVLFEPMVPCPDEEEPPAPMATPEE, from the exons ATGTTCTCTTGCTGCCGGCCCACCTCTGggggctctggctcccaggaaccccaggggtGCGGCTTGTTCCTATGCTGTAGGCAGTGGCTCCAGCATAGGTACCAAGGCCTCAGGGCGGTGATCCGGAGGCGCCGTCAG AGCTCCACCCGGGACGTGGGGCGCGAGCGGGAGGAAGGGGTCGTCTGCCCCACCGCCTCCAGGAGCAGGGAGGTGCCCTGCGCAGCTACCAGAGGCCAGCGCGGGCTCAGG gGTGCAGGGGCCGCGGCCTGGAGGGGGCATCAGATCGTCCTGACCAAGCTCACCCGGACGGAGCTGCTGGAGTACAAAGTCCGACAACTGCTGCTCGCCTTGCAGCGCAGGGACGTCATCTACGTCCTCAGCTTTCTAGAGGATTATCGTACATTCGCCACCACGGACGAGGTGCTGGACCTGCTGTTCACCGa GTATGGGTGCATCGCAGATGCGTGGGGTAACAACGATGTGGTCCTGCAGTGCTGGAAACT ggccatctCCTTCATGATGGAAATATGGTTGAATTATTATGGGGACGACTTTCATCAGTTCCCAGAATTTCCCTCCCTTATAAAACTCCTCCAAATACTAAGACAGCACATGCCAGGCACAGATGCGCATCTCCGGGCCCTGCGTCACCTGAGGCAATTCAGACGCCTCCATGCAGCGGAGCgagaggctgggg CTTTGGCCCGAGGAAAACACCCTGAACCCACTCTGCAGTGCACCCCAGCTCCGACCGTGGGGCCTGCTGCCCCGTggggcctggctgctggggctgAGGGCTTGGCCTGCGATGAGCCGCCTGCTGGGGAGGCAAAGCCCCTGCAGATAGTGGTCACTGCTGCCCTGCAGGAGTCCCCTGCAcccctgggagccctggaggaggagcaggcgcCACCCCCTGCTCTCGAGGTCGTGGATGTGCCCCAGCCACCTCCTAACTCGATGGAGCAACTGGCCTCGGGGATGGAGCAACCCGTTGAGCCACCCGAAGAGCCCGCCCCAGCTCCCACTGTGGAGCCTGGGGAAGGTTCAGGGTCTGAAGGGATAGTGGCTGCTGGAGATGAGGACTTGGTCAAGGCAGAGATGCTGGTTCCTGAGGTGAAGGTGGTGCACGTGCTGTTCGAACCTATGGTTCCCTGCCCCGATGAGGAGGAGCCCCCTGCTCCCATGGCCACCCCGGAGGAGTAG